In Ilumatobacter fluminis, the following proteins share a genomic window:
- a CDS encoding ABC transporter ATP-binding protein: MSERMLDVSNLTAGYGPVSVLRGIDFHVNEGEVVVILGANGAGKTTTLRALSGMIDTAGSVKFEGEELVGQPPPNIVRKGIAHIPQGRGTFPELSVEDNLHVGAYIRNDNEIDADIEKWYEVYPVLKNRRNQTAGSLSGGEQQMLAVARALMSRPRMVLLDEPSLGLAPFLVQDLFQRFGELNRDTGTTLLVVEQNAQLALGIAHRGYVLEAGQIAIQGSADDLMHDDAIRRAYLGV; encoded by the coding sequence ATGAGCGAACGAATGCTCGACGTCTCCAACCTGACGGCCGGCTACGGCCCGGTCTCGGTTCTGCGGGGCATCGATTTCCACGTCAACGAGGGCGAGGTCGTCGTCATCCTCGGTGCCAACGGCGCCGGCAAGACGACCACCCTGCGAGCCCTCTCCGGCATGATCGACACCGCCGGTTCGGTCAAGTTCGAAGGCGAAGAGCTGGTCGGCCAGCCGCCGCCCAACATCGTGCGCAAGGGCATCGCCCACATCCCGCAGGGTCGTGGCACGTTCCCCGAGCTCTCGGTCGAAGACAACCTCCACGTCGGTGCGTACATCCGCAACGACAACGAGATCGACGCCGACATCGAGAAGTGGTACGAGGTCTACCCGGTGCTCAAGAACCGGCGGAACCAGACGGCCGGTTCGCTGTCGGGTGGTGAGCAGCAGATGCTCGCCGTCGCCCGGGCGCTCATGAGCCGCCCTCGCATGGTGTTGCTCGACGAGCCGTCGCTCGGTCTGGCACCGTTCCTGGTGCAAGACCTGTTCCAGCGCTTCGGTGAGCTGAACCGCGACACCGGCACCACGCTGCTCGTCGTCGAGCAGAACGCACAGCTCGCGTTGGGCATCGCCCATCGCGGCTACGTCCTCGAAGCCGGCCAGATCGCGATCCAGGGATCGGCCGACGATTTGATGCACGACGACGCCATCCGGCGCGCGTACCTGGGGGTCTGA
- a CDS encoding IS30 family transposase: MPRQRVADEVRCWVWLLVADGHTQAGVARRFGLSSTTVRRIAHDPEVEKQVRDTSVSRLTLTDREEISRGIVEGVSNAEIARRIDRHRSTVGREINNNGGRDEYRAVAAHLAAQQRAKRPKLFKFEQFPLLAMVVACWLDLEQWSPEQISARLVLEFPDDETMRVSPETIYRALYVHGRGGLRKELAACLRTQPQHRRARPVTARNRDQSSIPDLVSIAERPDDIEDRLVPGHWEGDLIMGRNNGSQVGTLVERTTGLVMLSKLGTKQADHVADAIAARVRTLPAVLQGTLTWDRGTEMAAHRRFTMATDMKVYFCDPHAPWQRGSNENINGLLRQYLPRDSDLSQFSQEQLDAIAHKLNNRPRKRHSFLTPLEVFDQLVLH; the protein is encoded by the coding sequence ATGCCGAGACAGCGTGTTGCTGATGAGGTTCGTTGTTGGGTGTGGTTGTTGGTGGCCGATGGTCACACACAAGCTGGGGTGGCTCGACGGTTCGGGTTGTCTTCGACAACGGTGCGTCGGATTGCTCATGATCCCGAGGTGGAGAAACAGGTTCGTGACACATCAGTGAGCCGGTTGACGTTGACCGACCGGGAAGAGATCTCTCGTGGGATCGTGGAAGGGGTTTCCAACGCTGAGATCGCGCGTCGGATTGATCGGCATCGTTCAACGGTGGGCCGTGAGATCAACAACAACGGTGGCCGCGACGAGTATCGGGCGGTTGCTGCGCATCTGGCCGCTCAGCAGCGTGCGAAGCGACCGAAGTTGTTCAAGTTCGAGCAGTTCCCGTTGCTGGCGATGGTGGTTGCGTGCTGGCTTGATCTCGAGCAGTGGTCGCCGGAACAGATCAGTGCCAGGCTGGTGCTCGAGTTTCCCGACGACGAGACGATGCGAGTGTCCCCCGAAACGATCTATCGAGCGTTGTATGTGCATGGTCGGGGCGGGCTCCGTAAAGAACTCGCTGCGTGTCTACGTACTCAACCTCAGCATCGCCGGGCCCGCCCGGTCACGGCTCGGAACCGGGACCAGTCCTCGATCCCGGACCTGGTGTCGATCGCGGAACGTCCCGACGACATCGAGGACCGTCTGGTGCCTGGCCATTGGGAAGGCGATCTGATCATGGGTCGCAACAACGGCTCCCAGGTCGGCACGCTCGTGGAGCGCACCACCGGACTCGTGATGCTGTCCAAACTTGGCACCAAACAAGCCGATCACGTCGCGGACGCGATCGCAGCACGTGTCCGAACCCTGCCGGCCGTGCTGCAGGGAACACTCACCTGGGATCGCGGCACCGAAATGGCTGCTCACCGCCGGTTCACGATGGCCACCGACATGAAGGTGTACTTCTGCGACCCGCACGCTCCCTGGCAACGAGGCAGCAACGAAAACATCAACGGGCTGCTACGCCAATACCTACCCAGAGACAGTGACCTGTCCCAGTTCAGCCAAGAACAACTCGACGCGATCGCTCACAAACTCAACAACCGGCCACGCAAACGCCACAGCTTCCTGACACCATTAGAAGTCTTCGACCAACTCGTGTTGCACTGA
- a CDS encoding 5'-3' exonuclease yields the protein MKVHLVDGTYELFRQHFGSKNRRGESGSDSGPYDATIGVLTSTLQLIEDGATHVGVASDHVIESFRNELWDGYKTSEGMLPELLEQIPLMEEGLMAMGVTTWAMVQWEADDALGAAAAVADADERVEQVLIVTPDKDLGQCVKGRRVVQYDRRKREIIDEDGVREKFGIEPESIPDYLGLVGDTADGFPGLPGWGAKSTAAVLARYTHLENIPTEASLWEVEGLRGAAKLSKTLQDNMELAVLFRIIATVDLDVPVGTVDEWEWQGPTDDFAAFCDRMGVPALAGRAAALAG from the coding sequence ATGAAGGTGCATCTGGTCGACGGGACGTACGAGCTGTTCCGGCAGCACTTCGGGTCGAAGAACCGGCGCGGTGAGTCGGGCTCCGATTCGGGGCCGTACGACGCGACGATCGGGGTGCTCACCTCGACGCTGCAGCTGATCGAGGACGGCGCCACCCACGTCGGTGTGGCGAGCGACCACGTGATCGAGTCGTTCCGCAACGAGCTGTGGGACGGCTACAAGACCAGCGAGGGCATGCTGCCCGAACTGCTCGAGCAGATCCCCCTCATGGAAGAGGGTCTGATGGCGATGGGCGTCACCACGTGGGCGATGGTCCAGTGGGAGGCCGACGACGCGCTCGGCGCGGCGGCCGCGGTGGCCGACGCCGACGAACGGGTCGAGCAGGTGTTGATCGTCACGCCCGACAAGGATCTCGGCCAGTGCGTGAAGGGTCGCCGGGTCGTGCAGTACGACCGGCGCAAGCGCGAGATCATCGACGAGGACGGGGTGCGCGAGAAGTTCGGCATCGAGCCCGAGTCGATCCCCGACTACCTCGGGCTGGTCGGCGACACCGCCGACGGCTTCCCCGGCCTGCCGGGCTGGGGCGCCAAGAGCACCGCCGCCGTGCTCGCGCGTTATACCCACCTCGAGAACATCCCGACCGAGGCGAGCCTGTGGGAGGTCGAGGGGTTGCGGGGCGCCGCCAAGTTGTCCAAGACACTGCAGGACAACATGGAGTTAGCGGTGCTGTTCCGCATCATCGCCACCGTCGACCTCGACGTGCCGGTCGGCACCGTCGACGAATGGGAGTGGCAGGGCCCGACCGACGACTTCGCCGCCTTCTGCGACCGCATGGGCGTCCCCGCCCTCGCCGGTCGAGCCGCCGCCCTCGCCGGCTGA
- a CDS encoding RNA polymerase sigma factor, translated as MTAGGWTDVDDPALVTRALDRDDAAFGELLRRHRGAALRVAAVITGSTDDAPDVVQEAFVRAHGRLGTFRGESSARSWLLRVVANEAKNHVRGRTRRRRHEDRHFRLGLRSTDTAEPTDVAAERRLEHERVAAALGRLGRRDREVLGCRFLAGLTEAETADVLGVPVGTVKSRTSRALDRMARELEEQGR; from the coding sequence ATGACCGCTGGAGGATGGACCGATGTCGATGACCCTGCGTTGGTCACGCGCGCCCTCGATCGAGACGATGCCGCCTTCGGTGAGCTCCTGCGGCGCCACCGCGGCGCCGCACTGCGGGTGGCTGCCGTGATCACCGGATCGACCGACGACGCACCCGACGTCGTCCAGGAGGCGTTCGTACGCGCCCACGGTCGACTCGGGACGTTCCGCGGCGAGAGCTCCGCACGGTCGTGGCTACTGCGCGTCGTCGCCAACGAGGCGAAGAACCATGTCCGCGGTCGAACCCGCCGGCGGCGACACGAGGACCGCCACTTCCGACTGGGCCTCCGATCGACCGACACCGCCGAACCGACCGACGTCGCAGCGGAGCGGCGCCTCGAACACGAGCGTGTCGCCGCCGCGCTCGGGCGCCTGGGCCGTCGTGACCGGGAGGTGCTGGGCTGCCGATTCCTCGCCGGTCTCACGGAAGCCGAGACCGCCGACGTGCTCGGTGTGCCGGTCGGAACCGTCAAATCGCGCACGTCGCGCGCCCTCGACCGGATGGCGCGCGAGCTCGAGGAGCAGGGGCGATGA
- a CDS encoding branched-chain amino acid ABC transporter permease — MDLFLQRLFDGLANGSAYALIAVALVLIFKATTLINFAQGELAMLGAFISLQLWYWGVPMWGAVVLAMLITAVLAAGVERTLIRPFDPKDHLPLVIITLGLFLLINALAGIIWRFDPRQYPELFPSGNALNIGSRGLSWYAVFTIGLTVLVIFLLTVLLNKSKVGLAFRSVSSNLESSELVGIKVGSTLQFGWALAAAVGTLGACVYVSNPLLSLEPSVMLRVLIFASSAAALGGLDSIWGALVGGLAIGFVQSLLVQYLDFIPTEMSLAAAVVVLLIILLFKPAGLFGTASVERV; from the coding sequence ATGGATTTGTTCCTGCAACGCCTGTTCGACGGCTTGGCCAACGGCTCCGCCTATGCGCTCATCGCCGTCGCACTGGTGCTCATCTTCAAAGCGACGACGCTGATCAACTTCGCCCAGGGCGAGTTGGCCATGCTCGGCGCCTTCATCTCGCTGCAGCTCTGGTATTGGGGCGTCCCGATGTGGGGTGCGGTGGTACTGGCGATGCTGATCACGGCGGTGCTCGCCGCCGGTGTCGAGCGGACCCTCATCCGCCCGTTCGACCCGAAGGATCACCTGCCGCTCGTCATTATCACGCTCGGCTTGTTCCTGCTGATCAACGCGTTGGCCGGCATCATCTGGCGCTTCGACCCACGCCAGTATCCGGAGCTGTTCCCGTCGGGGAACGCCCTGAACATCGGCAGCCGCGGCCTGTCGTGGTACGCCGTGTTCACGATCGGCCTGACGGTGCTCGTCATCTTCTTGCTGACGGTGCTGCTCAACAAGTCGAAGGTCGGCCTCGCCTTCCGTTCGGTGTCGTCGAACCTCGAGTCGAGTGAGTTGGTCGGCATCAAGGTCGGCTCCACGCTGCAGTTCGGTTGGGCGCTCGCCGCCGCCGTCGGCACGCTCGGCGCCTGCGTCTACGTGTCGAACCCGCTGCTGTCACTCGAACCGTCGGTCATGCTTCGTGTGCTGATCTTCGCCTCGTCGGCGGCCGCCCTCGGTGGTCTCGACAGCATCTGGGGCGCCCTCGTCGGCGGCCTGGCAATCGGGTTCGTGCAGTCGCTGCTCGTGCAGTACCTCGATTTCATCCCGACCGAGATGAGCCTCGCCGCCGCCGTGGTGGTGCTGCTGATCATCCTCTTGTTCAAGCCAGCCGGCCTCTTCGGTACGGCGTCGGTGGAAAGGGTCTGA
- a CDS encoding ABC transporter ATP-binding protein, with translation MAMLEVEGITVRFGGLQALSSLSFTIDKGQIVGLIGPNGAGKTTLFNVISRIYDPTEGSVTFDGKDLLAIPPHKISREGAFRTFQNLALWPRMSVIENVMVGAHTKSKQNFFTAMPRIGLGKEERRLKLEAWDILGQLGLHDVAFQACAGLPYGTMKRIELARCLIGHPKLLMLDEPATGLTHSEVGELSDLISRIRSEFDLTILLVEHHMGMVMSISEKLVVLNFGQKIAEGLPKEVQQNPDVIEAYLGAPA, from the coding sequence ATGGCAATGCTCGAAGTCGAGGGCATCACCGTCAGATTCGGCGGCCTACAAGCCCTCTCGTCGTTGTCGTTCACGATCGACAAGGGCCAGATCGTCGGCCTGATCGGCCCGAACGGCGCCGGCAAGACCACGCTGTTCAACGTCATCAGTCGCATCTACGACCCGACCGAGGGGTCGGTCACGTTCGACGGCAAGGACCTGCTGGCGATCCCGCCGCACAAGATCTCCCGTGAGGGCGCGTTCCGCACGTTCCAGAACCTGGCGCTGTGGCCGCGGATGAGCGTGATCGAGAACGTCATGGTCGGCGCCCACACCAAGAGCAAGCAGAACTTCTTCACCGCCATGCCGCGCATCGGTCTCGGCAAGGAGGAGCGTCGGCTCAAGCTCGAGGCGTGGGACATCCTCGGTCAGCTCGGCCTGCACGACGTCGCCTTCCAGGCGTGCGCCGGCCTGCCGTACGGCACGATGAAGCGCATCGAGTTGGCCCGCTGCCTGATCGGCCACCCGAAGCTGCTCATGCTCGACGAGCCGGCGACCGGCCTGACCCATTCCGAGGTCGGTGAGCTGTCCGACCTCATCAGCCGGATCCGCAGCGAGTTCGACCTGACGATCCTCCTCGTCGAGCACCACATGGGCATGGTGATGAGCATCTCCGAGAAGCTCGTCGTGTTGAACTTCGGTCAGAAGATCGCCGAAGGCCTGCCGAAGGAAGTGCAGCAGAACCCCGACGTGATCGAGGCCTACCTGGGAGCTCCCGCATGA